A region from the Benincasa hispida cultivar B227 chromosome 12, ASM972705v1, whole genome shotgun sequence genome encodes:
- the LOC120067769 gene encoding uncharacterized protein At4g22758 isoform X2, translating into MLLYKQKKNQNVKGNRLLISINVLGSAGPIRFIVNEEQLVAAVIDTALKSYAREGRLPILGSDLRDFQLYCPNSGPDALCPWDTIGSHGARNFMLCKKPQPEKVPEDGKSPRSPTISRKGTGSWKSWINKSLNLKIYSH; encoded by the exons atGTTGCTGTACAAGCAGAAGAAGAATCAGAATGTTAAGGGCAACAGGCTCTTGATCAGCATCAATGTCCTCGGTAGTGCGGGTCCGATTCGATTTATTGTCAACGAGGAGCAACTTGTTGCTGCTGTTATTGATACCGCGTTGAAATCTTACGCGCGTGAGGGCAGGCTACCGATTCTTGGGTCCGATCTTAGAGATTTTCAGCTTTACTGCCCAAATTCTGGACCAGATG CCTTGTGTCCATGGGACACAATTGGATCGCACGGAGCTCGAAATTTCATGCTGTGCAAGAAACCACAGCCAGAGAAAGTGCCAGAAGATGGAAAATCCCCACGATCGCCGACCATCTCTCGCAAAGGCACAGGAAGCTGGAAGTCATGGATCAACAAGTCTCTGAATTTGAAAATCTATTCTCATTGA
- the LOC120067769 gene encoding uncharacterized protein At4g22758 isoform X1 translates to MKMLLYKQKKNQNVKGNRLLISINVLGSAGPIRFIVNEEQLVAAVIDTALKSYAREGRLPILGSDLRDFQLYCPNSGPDALCPWDTIGSHGARNFMLCKKPQPEKVPEDGKSPRSPTISRKGTGSWKSWINKSLNLKIYSH, encoded by the exons atgaagatGTTGCTGTACAAGCAGAAGAAGAATCAGAATGTTAAGGGCAACAGGCTCTTGATCAGCATCAATGTCCTCGGTAGTGCGGGTCCGATTCGATTTATTGTCAACGAGGAGCAACTTGTTGCTGCTGTTATTGATACCGCGTTGAAATCTTACGCGCGTGAGGGCAGGCTACCGATTCTTGGGTCCGATCTTAGAGATTTTCAGCTTTACTGCCCAAATTCTGGACCAGATG CCTTGTGTCCATGGGACACAATTGGATCGCACGGAGCTCGAAATTTCATGCTGTGCAAGAAACCACAGCCAGAGAAAGTGCCAGAAGATGGAAAATCCCCACGATCGCCGACCATCTCTCGCAAAGGCACAGGAAGCTGGAAGTCATGGATCAACAAGTCTCTGAATTTGAAAATCTATTCTCATTGA